The Spirulina subsalsa PCC 9445 region AAACGGTTTTAGAATTAGGGGGCAGTGATCCCTTTATTGTTCTCAACAGTGCTGATGTAGAATTGGCCGTTTCAACCGCCGTCACAGCCCGGATGTTAAACAATGGACAATCCTGCATCGCCGCCAAACGGTTCATTTTACAAACAGGTATAGCCGATCAATTTATTGAACAACTTACCGCCCGGTTTGAAGCCCTAAAAATGGGTGATCCGATGGATGAAAATGTAGACGTGGGGCCTTTAGCCACCGCCAGCATCTGTCAAGAAATTGACCAACAAGTTGAGAAAACCGTGGCGATGGGGGGCAAAGTGCTAATCGGAGGTAAACCCTTAGATCGTCCCGGTAACTTCTATCCACCCACCATCCTCACCGATATTCCCCCCGACTCCCCCGGAGCCTTAGAGGAGTTTTTTGGCCCGGTTGCCCTAGTGTTTCGGGTGAAGGAGCTAGAAGAGGCTATCCGTCTCGCTAATGGGATTAATCTGGGCTTAGGGGCTAGTGTGTGGACTCAAGATGAGGGAGAGCGCGATCGCCTGATTAACGACATCGAAGCCGGAGCCGTCTTCGTCAACGGTTTAGTCAAATCGGATCCCCGTCTGCCCTTCGGCGGTATCAAACGATCGGGCTATGGTCGTGAATTGAGCATTCAAGGAATCCAAGAATTTGTCAATATTAAAACAGTTTGGATTCGTTGAACCCCTTACTCTAAGCCAAAATAGTCTAAACCAAGCCTTGAGTCGGGAGGTTGGTCTGCTCCCACAAAACTCAAGCTTAAAAACGCCCAAACCCTGACCATTCACTATTATAAAAGGGCATCTTTTAGACTCATTTTCATGCTCCGAATCTTCATAATTTTTCGATCATGAACTTTGATCTCATGATCTGTACTGATTTGACACTTCATTTTGCAGTTGCTCTAGCTGACCCCTAGAGCAGTCTGCTGTCCTTAACCAACCTACAATTTACTGCAAGGATTAACCATTATGGGCGAATTAAACACAGCCGAACTCTTGATTCAATGTTTAGAAAACGAAGGCGTTGAATACATTTTTGGCGTACCGGGTGAAGAAAACTTACACATCCTACAAGCTCTCAAACATTCCTCGATTCAGTTTATCACGACCCGTCACGAACAGGGAGCCGCCTTCATGGCCGACGTTTACGGACGATTAACCGGAAAAGCTGGAGTCTGTCTCTCCACCCTCGGCCCCGGTGCCACTAACCTGATGACGGGAGTTGCCGATGCTAACCTAGATGGGGCCCCCGTTGTGGCCATTACCGGACAAGTCGGTACCGATCGGATGCACATTGAATCTCACCAGTATCTTGATTTGGTGGCCATGTTTAATCCCGTCACCAAATGGAACACCCAAATTGTCCGACCCAGCAACACGGCCGAGATTATCCGCAAAGCCTTCAAACTGGCCCAACAGGAAAAACCCGGCGCAGTGCATATTGACCTCCCGGAAAATATTGCCGCTATGCCTGTGGATGGTCAACCCTTACAAAAAGACCAACGGGAACCGATTTATGCCTCCTATCGAAGCTTAACCAAAGCCGCCGAAGTGATTTCTAAAGCCAAAAATCCCCTGATTCTAGCGGGAAATGGAGCCA contains the following coding sequences:
- a CDS encoding NAD-dependent succinate-semialdehyde dehydrogenase codes for the protein MAIATVSPVTGETLKTFTPLTSEEIQSKIAIAQTSFEAYRNTTFAQRSQWLHQAADLLEKNSAEYGRIMTVEMGKTWKSAIAEAKKCALVCRYYADHGADFLKDIPGESDGSAAFVRYQPLGVILAVMPWNFPFWQVFRFAAPALMAGNVGLLKHASNVPQCAIAIQEIIEQAGFPPGVFQTLLIGASQVEEVLADERVQAATLTGSEYAGASLAATAGKYIKKTVLELGGSDPFIVLNSADVELAVSTAVTARMLNNGQSCIAAKRFILQTGIADQFIEQLTARFEALKMGDPMDENVDVGPLATASICQEIDQQVEKTVAMGGKVLIGGKPLDRPGNFYPPTILTDIPPDSPGALEEFFGPVALVFRVKELEEAIRLANGINLGLGASVWTQDEGERDRLINDIEAGAVFVNGLVKSDPRLPFGGIKRSGYGRELSIQGIQEFVNIKTVWIR